The following proteins are encoded in a genomic region of Ailuropoda melanoleuca isolate Jingjing chromosome 10, ASM200744v2, whole genome shotgun sequence:
- the SPSB3 gene encoding SPRY domain-containing SOCS box protein 3 isoform X2 has product MSEVGGARLKILSTMARRPRSSRAWHFVLSAAHRDADARAVALAGTTSWGYDSDGQHSDSDSDPESSALPPPIPSAVPVTGESFCDCDGQSEASFCSSLHTAHRGKDKDCRCGEEDEHFDWVWDDLNKSSATLLSCDNRKVNFHTEYSCGTAAIRGTKELGEGQHFWEIKMTSPVYGTDMMVGIGTSDVDLDKYHHTFCSLLGRDEDSWGLSYTGLLHHKGDKMSFSSRFGQGSIIGVHLDTWHGTLTFFKNRKCIGVAATKLQNRKFYPMVCSTAAKSSMKVIRSCASITSLQYLCCYRLRQLRPNSGDTLEGLPLPPGLKQVLRHKLGWVLSMSCGRRKPPTPSPKDTANASGPETRHYQRKRCRRTELLSP; this is encoded by the exons ATGAGTGAAGTGGGAGGAGCCAGATTGAAG ATCCTGTCCACCATGGCCAGGCGCCCTCGGAGCAGCAGAGCCTGGCATTTTGTCCTGAGTGCAGCCCACCGAGATGCGGATGCCCGGGCTGTGGCTCTGGCAGGGACCACTAGCTGGGGCTACGACTCTGACGGGCAG CACAGTGACTCAGACTCCGACCCCGAGTCGTCGGCCCTGCCGCCGCCCATCCCCAGCGCCGTGCCCGTGACCGGGGAGTCCTTCTGTGACTGTGATGGCCAGAGCGAGGCCTCTTTCTGCAGCAGCTTGCACACGGCACACCGCGGCAAGGACAAGGACTGCCGCTGCGGCGAGGAGGACGAGC ACTTTGACTGGGTGTGGGATGACCTGAACAAATCCTCGGCCACTCTGCTGAGCTGTGACAACCGGAAGGTCAACTTCCACACAGAGTACAGCTGTGGCACGGCGGCCATCAGGGGCAccaaggagctgggggagggccagCACTTCTGGGAGATCAAGATGACTTCACCGGTCTACGGCACCGACATG ATGGTGGGCATCGGGACGTCAGACGTGGACTTGGACAAGTACCACCACACATTCTGCAGTCTGCTCGGGAGAGACGAGGACAGCTGGGGTCTCTCCTATACGG GGCTCCTCCATCACAAGGGCGACAAGATGAGCTTCTCATCGCGGTTTGGCCAGGGCTCCATCATCGGCGTGCACCTGGACACCTGGCACGGGACACTCACGTTCTTCAAGAACAGGAAGTGCATAG GCGTGGCGGCCACCAAGCTGCAGAACAGGAAGTTCTACCCGATGGTGTGCTCCACGGCGGCCAAGAGCAGCATGAAGGTGATCCGCTCGTGCGCCAGCATCACCTCCCTGCAGTACCTGTGCTGCTACCGGCTGCGCCAGCTGCGGCCCAATTCCGGGGACACGCTGGAGGGGCTGCCCCTGCCGCCCGGCCTCAAGCAGGTGCTGCGCCACAAGCTGGGCTGGGTCCTGAGCATGAGCTGTGGCCGCCGCAagccccccacaccctcccccaagGACACGGCCAATGCCAGTGGCCCTGAGACCCGGCACTACCAGAGGAAACGCTGCCGACGGACCGAACTTCTTTCCCCGTGA
- the MRPS34 gene encoding 28S ribosomal protein S34, mitochondrial, translating to RRLPARAWADVRRESTLPQLLGRLPLFGLGRLVTRKSWLWQHDEPCYWRLTRVRPDYTAQNLEHGKAWGVLTFKGRTEREAREIAQAMYHDWRLVPKHEEAAFTAFTPAPPEDAPRCVPYPPLLRAMILAERQKKGDASTEEPMLHLERTRADPWDYPAKQEAKRKAKATPV from the exons CGCCGGCTGCCGGCGCGCGCCTGGGCCGACGTGCGCCGGGAGAGCACCCTGCCGCAGCTGCTCGGCCGCCTGCCGCTCTTCGGCCTGGGCCGCCTGGTCACGCGCAAGTCCTGGCTCTGGCAGCACGACGAGCCGTGCTACTGGCGCCTGACGCGCGTGCGGCCCGACTACACGGCGCAG AACCTGGAGCACGGAAAGGCCTGGGGTGTGCTGACCTTCAAAG GACGGACGGAGAGGGAGGCCCGGGAGATCGCGCAAGCCATGTACCACGACTGGCGGCTGGTGCCCAAGCACGAGGAGGCGGCCTTCACCGCGTTCACGCCGGCGCCACCCGAGGACGCTCCGCGTTGCGTGCCCTACCCGCCGCTCCTCCGGGCCATGATTCTAGCAGAACGGCAGAAAAAGGGGGACGCCAGCACCGAGGAGCCCATGCTGCATCTGGAGCGGACCCGAGCGGATCCCTGGGACTACCCTGCGAAACAGGAGGCGAAGAGAAAGGCCAAGGCAACGCCGGTCTAA
- the NME3 gene encoding nucleoside diphosphate kinase 3: MLCLLLTVLAHLFPAVPPARAQVWQGLDVVRASRTLIGATDPADAAPGTIRGDFCVEVGKNVIHGSDSVESARREIALWFRGDELLCWEDSAGHWLYE, from the exons aTGCTGTGCCTGCTGCTGACCGTGCTCGCCCACCTCTTCCCGGCTG TCCCGCCGGCCCGCGCGCAGGTGTGGCAGGGGCTGGACGTGGTGCGCGCCTCGAGGACGCTCATCGGGGCCACCGACCCGGCCGACGCCGCGCCTGGCACCATCCGCGGGGACTTCTGCGTCGAGGTTGGCAA GAACGTGATCCACGGCAGCGACTCGGTGGAGAGCGCCCGCCGCGAGATCGCGCTCTGGTTCCGCGGCGACGAGCTGCTGTGCTGGGAGGACAGCGCCGGGCACTGGCTGTACGAGTAG
- the NUBP2 gene encoding cytosolic Fe-S cluster assembly factor NUBP2 isoform X3, which translates to MLRAQGRAVHQCDSGWVPVFVDQEQSISLMSVGFLLESPDEAVVWRGPKKNALIKQFVSDVAWGQLDYLVVDTPPGTSDEHMATVEALRPYSPLGALVVTTPQAVSVGDVRRELTFCRKTGLQVVGVVENMSGFVCPHCAECTNVFSRGGGEELARLAGVPFLGSVPLDPELTRSLEEGRDFIRDFPNSPAFPALSSIAQKVLSQAPARLS; encoded by the exons ATGCTTCGGGCACAGGGCAGGGCCGTGCACCAGTGTGACAGTGGCTGGGTCCCCGTCTTTGTGGACCAGGAGCAGAGCATCTCCCTCATGTCTGTGGGCTTCCTGCTGGAGAGCCCGGATGAGGCTGTGGTGTGGAGGGGCCCCAAGAAGAACG CTCTGATAAAGCAGTTCGTGTCTGATGTGGCCTGGGGACAGCTGGACTACCTGGTTGTGGACACACCACCAGGGACCTCGGACGAGCACATGGCCACTGTGGAGGCACTGCGCCCCTACAGCCCGCTGGGGGCCCTCGTGGTCACTACGCCCCAG GCAGTGTCTGTGGGGGATGTGAGGCGGGAGCTGACCTTCTGTAGGAAGACAGGGCTGCAGGTGGTTGGGGTCGTGGAGAACATGAGTGGTTTCGTCTGTCCACACTGCGCA GAGTGCACCAACGTCTTCTCccggggaggtggggaggagctggCCAGACTCGCCGGAGTCCCCTTCCTGG GCTCTGTGCCTCTGGACCCTGAGCTCACGAGGAGCCTGGAGGAAGGTCGAGACTTCATCAGGGATTTCCCTAACAGTCCCGCCTTCCCCGCGCTCTCCTCCATAGCCCAGAAGGTTCTGAGCCAGGCGCCTGCTCGGCTCTCCTAA
- the NUBP2 gene encoding cytosolic Fe-S cluster assembly factor NUBP2 isoform X2 has protein sequence MEAAAEPGNLAGVRHIILVLSGKGGVGKSTISTELALALRHAGKKVGILDVDLCGPSIPRMLRAQGRAVHQCDSGWVPVFVDQEQSISLMSVGFLLESPDEAVVWRGPKKNALIKQFVSDVAWGQLDYLVVDTPPGTSDEHMATVEALRPYSPLGALVVTTPQAVSVGDVRRELTFCRKTGLQVVGVVENMSGFVCPHCAALCLWTLSSRGAWRKVETSSGISLTVPPSPRSPP, from the exons ATGGAGGCGGCGGCGG AGCCTGGAAACCTGGCAGGTGTCCGGCACATCATCCTCGTCCTCTCGGGAAAGGGGGGGGTCGGGAAAAGCACCATCTCTACGGAGCTGGCCTTGGCCCTGCGCCATGCAGGCAAGAAG GTGGGGATCCTCGACGTGGACCTGTGTGGCCCCAGCATCCCCCGCATGCTTCGGGCACAGGGCAGGGCCGTGCACCAGTGTGACAGTGGCTGGGTCCCCGTCTTTGTGGACCAGGAGCAGAGCATCTCCCTCATGTCTGTGGGCTTCCTGCTGGAGAGCCCGGATGAGGCTGTGGTGTGGAGGGGCCCCAAGAAGAACG CTCTGATAAAGCAGTTCGTGTCTGATGTGGCCTGGGGACAGCTGGACTACCTGGTTGTGGACACACCACCAGGGACCTCGGACGAGCACATGGCCACTGTGGAGGCACTGCGCCCCTACAGCCCGCTGGGGGCCCTCGTGGTCACTACGCCCCAG GCAGTGTCTGTGGGGGATGTGAGGCGGGAGCTGACCTTCTGTAGGAAGACAGGGCTGCAGGTGGTTGGGGTCGTGGAGAACATGAGTGGTTTCGTCTGTCCACACTGCGCA GCTCTGTGCCTCTGGACCCTGAGCTCACGAGGAGCCTGGAGGAAGGTCGAGACTTCATCAGGGATTTCCCTAACAGTCCCGCCTTCCCCGCGCTCTCCTCCATAG
- the EME2 gene encoding probable crossover junction endonuclease EME2, protein PSSRVVCRRPGPGRGSALRSQAVLTAVSLRSIPAVLEDAGAGILLEALGALGCEYHLEPQRPARSLRWTRAKPDPCPCTVPSEVWGADEQDLLLLLEPEEFLRGIVQLTQTCGPSCSVPWICPESSTSVHLAVIGLDAYLWSPQPSSQERRQQESPAMARAPVALSWPQVEEALVLLQLWAHVDVLLVDSWQELSQHVCAFTKALAQRPFKWYRESRAFSFYVDGRWAAGEHMAKDGTGLRGVWWRQIRQFHRVSPAVADAIVTAFPSPRLLQQAYTNCSTEQERLALLADLPVKTGDGVRPRRVGPDLSRRVCLFLTATNPELLLDLGS, encoded by the exons CCGAGCAGCCGCGTGGTCTGCAGGCGGCCGGGCCCAGGCCGGGGGTCGGCTCTCCGCAGCCAGGCGGTGCTGACAGCCGTGTCCCTGCGGTCCATCCCAGCCGTTCTGGAAGATGCTGGTGCCGGCATCCTGCTGGAGGCCCTGGGCGCCCTGGGCTGTGAGTACCACCTCGAACCGCAGCGCCCGGCCCGGAGCCTCAGGTGGACCAGAGCGAAGCCGGACCCTTGTCCCTGCACC GTGCCTTCGGAGGTGTGGGGTGCAGATGAACAGGACCTCCTTCTGCTTCTGGAGCCCGAGGAGTTTCTTCGGGGCATCGTGCAGCTGACCCAG ACTTGTGGCCCATCTTGCTCAGTGCCCTGGATCTGTCCTGAGAGCTCCACCAGCGTCCATCTGGCTGTCATCGGGCTGGATGCCTACCTGTG GtctccccagcccagcagccagGAGAGGCGGCAGCAAGAGAGTCCAGCGATGGCCCGTGCCCCAGTGGCACTCAGCTGGCCCCAGGTGGAGGAG GCCTTGGTACTCCTGCAACTCTGGGCACATGTGGATGTGCTGCTGGTGGACTCTTGGCAGGAGCTGAGTCAGCATGTGTGCGCCTTCACCAAGGCCCTCGCTCAGCGCCCCTTCAA GTGGTACCGGGAATCCCGTGCCTTTTCCTTCTATGTGGATGGGCGCTGGGCAGCTGGCGAGCACATGGCAAAAGATGGCACAGGGCTGCGGGGGGTCTGGTGGCGGCAGATCAGGCAGTTCCACCGGGTCAGCCCAGCCGTGGCCGATGCCATTGTCAccgccttcccctccccccgccttctGCAGCAG GCATACACGAACTGCAGCACAGAGCAGGAGCGCCTGGCCCTCCTGGCAGACCTCCCCGTGAAGACGGGCGACGGTGTGCGGCCCCGCAGGGTGGGGCCTGACCTCTCCCGCCGTGTCTGCCTCTTCCTGACTGCCACCAACCCTGAGCTCCTGCTGGACCTGGGCTCCTGA
- the IGFALS gene encoding insulin-like growth factor-binding protein complex acid labile subunit — protein MVLIRGGPALAVLLLSWAALGPCGLGGAEPGAPGAAESLPCPAVCTCGHDEYVEELSVFCSSRNLTRLPDSIPDGARALWLDGNNLSSIPADAFWNLSSLAFLNLQGSGLASLEPQALHGLRQLQHLHLERNQLRGLAARTFLHTPGLASLGLSNNLLGRVDEGLFQGLASLWDLNLGWNSLAVLPDAAFQGLANLRELVLAGNKLAYLQPPLFCGLAELRELDLSRNALRSVKANVFVKLPKLQKLYLDHNLIAAVAPGAFLGMKALRWLDLSHNRVAGLLEDTFPGLLGLHVLRLSHNAIAGLRPRTFKDLHFLEELQLGHNRIRLLPEKAFEGLGQLEVLTLNDNQIREIEAGAFLGLLGVAVMNLSGNCLRTLPEQVFRGLGRLHSLHLERSCLGRIRPHAFAGLSGLRRLFLRDSGIEAVEEQGLGGLSELLELDLTANRLTHLPGPVFQGLGKLEYLLLSGNRLAVLAADTLRPLRRVFWLDVSHNRLEALPEADLAQLGQLRYLSLRNNSLRTFTPQAPGLERLWLEGNPWDCSCPLRALRALALQQPSVVPRFMRAVPEGDDGQPPVYAYNNITCASPPGVSGLDLRDVAEAHFAHC, from the exons ATGGTCCTGATTAGAG GAGGCCCGGCCCTGGCCGTGCTGTTGCTCTCCTGGGCAGCGCTGGGCCCCTGTGGCCTGGGGGGAGCAGAGCCCGGGGCCCCGGGGGCCGCTGAGAGTCTGCCGTGCCCCGCCGTCTGCACCTGCGGTCACGACGAGTACGTGGAGGAGCTCAGCGTCTTCTGCAGCTCCCGGAACCTCACGCGGCTGCCCGACAGCATCCCGGACGGCGCCAGGGCCCTGTGGCTGGACGGCAACAACCTGTCCTCCATCCCCGCCGACGCCTTCTGGAACCTCTCCAGCCTGGCCTTCCTCAACCTGCAGGGCAGCGGGCTGGCCAGCCTGGAGCCACAGGCGCTGCACGGCCTGAGGCAGCTCCAGCACCTGCACCTGGAGCGGAACCAGCTCCGCGGCCTGGCGGCCCGCACCTTCCTGCACACGCCGGGCCTGGCCTCGCTCGGCCTCAGCAACAACCTGTTGGGCCGGGTGGACGAGGGCCTCTTCCAGGGCCTGGCCAGCCTCTGGGACCTCAACCTCGGCTGGAACAGCCTGGCCGTGCTCCCCGACGCCGCCTTCCAAGGCCTGGCCAACCTGCGCGAGCTGGTGCTGGCGGGCAACAAGCTGGCCTACCTGCAGCCCCCGCTCTTCTGCGGCCTGGCTGAGCTTCGGGAGCTGGACCTAAGCAGGAACGCCCTGCGCAGCGTCAAGGCCAACGTGTTCGTCAAGCTGCCCAAGCTGCAGAAACTCTACCTGGACCACAACCTCATCGCCGCCGTGGCCCCCGGCGCCTTTCTGGGCATGAAGGCGCTGCGCTGGCTGGATCTGTCGCACAACCGTGTGGCCGGCCTCCTGGAGGACACCTTCCCCGGCCTGCTGGGCCTGCACGTCCTACGCCTCTCGCACAACGCCATCGCCGGCCTGCGGCCGCGCACCTTCAAGGACCTGCACTTCCTGGAAGAGCTGCAGCTCGGCCACAACCGCATCCGGCTGCTGCCCGAGAAGGCCTTCGAGGGCCTGGGCCAGCTGGAGGTGCTCACGCTCAACGACAACCAGATCCGGGAGATCGAGGCGGGCGCTTTCCTCGGCCTCCTCGGCGTGGCCGTCATGAACCTGTCCGGGAACTGCCTGCGGACGCTGCCCGAGCAGGTGTTCCGCGGCCTGGGCCGGCTGCACAGCCTGCACCTGGAGCGCAGCTGCCTGGGCCGCATCCGGCCGCACGCCTTCGCCGGCCTCTCGGGGCTGCGCCGCCTCTTCCTCAGGGACAGCGGCATCGAGGCCGTGgaggagcagggcctgggggggCTGTCGGAGCTGCTGGAGCTGGACCTCACCGCCAACCGGCTCACGCACCTGCCCGGCCCGGTCTTCCAGGGCCTCGGCAAGCTGGAGTACCTGCTCCTCTCCGGCAACCGGCTGGCGGTGCTGGCGGCGGACACCCTGCGGCCCCTGCGGCGCGTCTTCTGGCTGGACGTGTCGCACAACCGCCTGGAGGCCCTGCCCGAGGCCGACCTGGCGCAGCTGGGGCAGCTGCGCTACCTGAGTCTCAGGAACAACTCCCTCCGGACCTTCACGCCGCAGGCCCCCGGCCTGGAGCGCCTGTGGCTCGAGGGCAACCCCTGGGACTGCAGCTGCCCCCTCCGGGCCCTGAGGGCGCTGGCCCTGCAGCAGCCCAGTGTCGTGCCGCGCTTCATGCGGGCCGTGCCCGAGGGGGACGACGGCCAACCGCCCGTGTACGCCTACAACAACATCACCTGCGCCAGCCCCCCGGGCGTCTCGGGCCTTGACCTGCGCGACGTTGCCGAGGCCCACTTCGCTCACTGCTGA
- the SPSB3 gene encoding SPRY domain-containing SOCS box protein 3 isoform X3 — MARRPRSSRAWHFVLSAAHRDADARAVALAGTTSWGYDSDGQHSDSDSDPESSALPPPIPSAVPVTGESFCDCDGQSEASFCSSLHTAHRGKDKDCRCGEEDEHFDWVWDDLNKSSATLLSCDNRKVNFHTEYSCGTAAIRGTKELGEGQHFWEIKMTSPVYGTDMMVGIGTSDVDLDKYHHTFCSLLGRDEDSWGLSYTGLLHHKGDKMSFSSRFGQGSIIGVHLDTWHGTLTFFKNRKCIGVAATKLQNRKFYPMVCSTAAKSSMKVIRSCASITSLQYLCCYRLRQLRPNSGDTLEGLPLPPGLKQVLRHKLGWVLSMSCGRRKPPTPSPKDTANASGPETRHYQRKRCRRTELLSP; from the exons ATGGCCAGGCGCCCTCGGAGCAGCAGAGCCTGGCATTTTGTCCTGAGTGCAGCCCACCGAGATGCGGATGCCCGGGCTGTGGCTCTGGCAGGGACCACTAGCTGGGGCTACGACTCTGACGGGCAG CACAGTGACTCAGACTCCGACCCCGAGTCGTCGGCCCTGCCGCCGCCCATCCCCAGCGCCGTGCCCGTGACCGGGGAGTCCTTCTGTGACTGTGATGGCCAGAGCGAGGCCTCTTTCTGCAGCAGCTTGCACACGGCACACCGCGGCAAGGACAAGGACTGCCGCTGCGGCGAGGAGGACGAGC ACTTTGACTGGGTGTGGGATGACCTGAACAAATCCTCGGCCACTCTGCTGAGCTGTGACAACCGGAAGGTCAACTTCCACACAGAGTACAGCTGTGGCACGGCGGCCATCAGGGGCAccaaggagctgggggagggccagCACTTCTGGGAGATCAAGATGACTTCACCGGTCTACGGCACCGACATG ATGGTGGGCATCGGGACGTCAGACGTGGACTTGGACAAGTACCACCACACATTCTGCAGTCTGCTCGGGAGAGACGAGGACAGCTGGGGTCTCTCCTATACGG GGCTCCTCCATCACAAGGGCGACAAGATGAGCTTCTCATCGCGGTTTGGCCAGGGCTCCATCATCGGCGTGCACCTGGACACCTGGCACGGGACACTCACGTTCTTCAAGAACAGGAAGTGCATAG GCGTGGCGGCCACCAAGCTGCAGAACAGGAAGTTCTACCCGATGGTGTGCTCCACGGCGGCCAAGAGCAGCATGAAGGTGATCCGCTCGTGCGCCAGCATCACCTCCCTGCAGTACCTGTGCTGCTACCGGCTGCGCCAGCTGCGGCCCAATTCCGGGGACACGCTGGAGGGGCTGCCCCTGCCGCCCGGCCTCAAGCAGGTGCTGCGCCACAAGCTGGGCTGGGTCCTGAGCATGAGCTGTGGCCGCCGCAagccccccacaccctcccccaagGACACGGCCAATGCCAGTGGCCCTGAGACCCGGCACTACCAGAGGAAACGCTGCCGACGGACCGAACTTCTTTCCCCGTGA
- the NUBP2 gene encoding cytosolic Fe-S cluster assembly factor NUBP2 isoform X1, translating to MEAAAEPGNLAGVRHIILVLSGKGGVGKSTISTELALALRHAGKKVGILDVDLCGPSIPRMLRAQGRAVHQCDSGWVPVFVDQEQSISLMSVGFLLESPDEAVVWRGPKKNALIKQFVSDVAWGQLDYLVVDTPPGTSDEHMATVEALRPYSPLGALVVTTPQAVSVGDVRRELTFCRKTGLQVVGVVENMSGFVCPHCAECTNVFSRGGGEELARLAGVPFLGSVPLDPELTRSLEEGRDFIRDFPNSPAFPALSSIAQKVLSQAPARLS from the exons ATGGAGGCGGCGGCGG AGCCTGGAAACCTGGCAGGTGTCCGGCACATCATCCTCGTCCTCTCGGGAAAGGGGGGGGTCGGGAAAAGCACCATCTCTACGGAGCTGGCCTTGGCCCTGCGCCATGCAGGCAAGAAG GTGGGGATCCTCGACGTGGACCTGTGTGGCCCCAGCATCCCCCGCATGCTTCGGGCACAGGGCAGGGCCGTGCACCAGTGTGACAGTGGCTGGGTCCCCGTCTTTGTGGACCAGGAGCAGAGCATCTCCCTCATGTCTGTGGGCTTCCTGCTGGAGAGCCCGGATGAGGCTGTGGTGTGGAGGGGCCCCAAGAAGAACG CTCTGATAAAGCAGTTCGTGTCTGATGTGGCCTGGGGACAGCTGGACTACCTGGTTGTGGACACACCACCAGGGACCTCGGACGAGCACATGGCCACTGTGGAGGCACTGCGCCCCTACAGCCCGCTGGGGGCCCTCGTGGTCACTACGCCCCAG GCAGTGTCTGTGGGGGATGTGAGGCGGGAGCTGACCTTCTGTAGGAAGACAGGGCTGCAGGTGGTTGGGGTCGTGGAGAACATGAGTGGTTTCGTCTGTCCACACTGCGCA GAGTGCACCAACGTCTTCTCccggggaggtggggaggagctggCCAGACTCGCCGGAGTCCCCTTCCTGG GCTCTGTGCCTCTGGACCCTGAGCTCACGAGGAGCCTGGAGGAAGGTCGAGACTTCATCAGGGATTTCCCTAACAGTCCCGCCTTCCCCGCGCTCTCCTCCATAGCCCAGAAGGTTCTGAGCCAGGCGCCTGCTCGGCTCTCCTAA
- the SPSB3 gene encoding SPRY domain-containing SOCS box protein 3 isoform X1 — protein sequence MVLMSSPLRTWVSFQILSTMARRPRSSRAWHFVLSAAHRDADARAVALAGTTSWGYDSDGQHSDSDSDPESSALPPPIPSAVPVTGESFCDCDGQSEASFCSSLHTAHRGKDKDCRCGEEDEHFDWVWDDLNKSSATLLSCDNRKVNFHTEYSCGTAAIRGTKELGEGQHFWEIKMTSPVYGTDMMVGIGTSDVDLDKYHHTFCSLLGRDEDSWGLSYTGLLHHKGDKMSFSSRFGQGSIIGVHLDTWHGTLTFFKNRKCIGVAATKLQNRKFYPMVCSTAAKSSMKVIRSCASITSLQYLCCYRLRQLRPNSGDTLEGLPLPPGLKQVLRHKLGWVLSMSCGRRKPPTPSPKDTANASGPETRHYQRKRCRRTELLSP from the exons ATGGTTCTCATGTCTTCTCCGCTCAGAACCTGGGTTTCCTTCCAGATCCTGTCCACCATGGCCAGGCGCCCTCGGAGCAGCAGAGCCTGGCATTTTGTCCTGAGTGCAGCCCACCGAGATGCGGATGCCCGGGCTGTGGCTCTGGCAGGGACCACTAGCTGGGGCTACGACTCTGACGGGCAG CACAGTGACTCAGACTCCGACCCCGAGTCGTCGGCCCTGCCGCCGCCCATCCCCAGCGCCGTGCCCGTGACCGGGGAGTCCTTCTGTGACTGTGATGGCCAGAGCGAGGCCTCTTTCTGCAGCAGCTTGCACACGGCACACCGCGGCAAGGACAAGGACTGCCGCTGCGGCGAGGAGGACGAGC ACTTTGACTGGGTGTGGGATGACCTGAACAAATCCTCGGCCACTCTGCTGAGCTGTGACAACCGGAAGGTCAACTTCCACACAGAGTACAGCTGTGGCACGGCGGCCATCAGGGGCAccaaggagctgggggagggccagCACTTCTGGGAGATCAAGATGACTTCACCGGTCTACGGCACCGACATG ATGGTGGGCATCGGGACGTCAGACGTGGACTTGGACAAGTACCACCACACATTCTGCAGTCTGCTCGGGAGAGACGAGGACAGCTGGGGTCTCTCCTATACGG GGCTCCTCCATCACAAGGGCGACAAGATGAGCTTCTCATCGCGGTTTGGCCAGGGCTCCATCATCGGCGTGCACCTGGACACCTGGCACGGGACACTCACGTTCTTCAAGAACAGGAAGTGCATAG GCGTGGCGGCCACCAAGCTGCAGAACAGGAAGTTCTACCCGATGGTGTGCTCCACGGCGGCCAAGAGCAGCATGAAGGTGATCCGCTCGTGCGCCAGCATCACCTCCCTGCAGTACCTGTGCTGCTACCGGCTGCGCCAGCTGCGGCCCAATTCCGGGGACACGCTGGAGGGGCTGCCCCTGCCGCCCGGCCTCAAGCAGGTGCTGCGCCACAAGCTGGGCTGGGTCCTGAGCATGAGCTGTGGCCGCCGCAagccccccacaccctcccccaagGACACGGCCAATGCCAGTGGCCCTGAGACCCGGCACTACCAGAGGAAACGCTGCCGACGGACCGAACTTCTTTCCCCGTGA